A part of Cervus elaphus chromosome 11, mCerEla1.1, whole genome shotgun sequence genomic DNA contains:
- the TIA1 gene encoding nucleolysin TIA-1 isoform X10 → MATGKSKGYGFVSFFNKWDAENAIQQMGGQWLGGRQIRTNWATRKPPAPKSTYESNTKQLSYDEVVNQSSPSNCTVYCGGVTSGLTEQLMRQTFSPFGQIMEIRVFPDKGYSFVRFNSHESAAHAIVSVNGTTIEGHVVKCYWGKETLDMINPVQQQNQIGYPQAYGQWGQWYGNAQQIGQYMPNGWQVPAYGMYGQPWNQQGFNQTQSSPPWMGPNYGVQPPPGQNGSMMPNQPAGYRVAGYETQ, encoded by the exons GATGCTGAAAACGCCATTCAACAGATGGGTGGCCAGTGGCTTGGTGGAAGACAAATCAGAACTAACTGGGCAACCCGAAAGCCTCCAGCTCCAAAGAGTACATATGAGT CAAACACCAAACAGCTATCATATGATGAGGTCGTAAATCAGTCTAGTCCAAGCAACTGTACTGTGTACTGTGGAGGCGTCACTTCCGGGCTAACAG AACAACTAATGCGTCAGACTTTTTCACCATTTGGACAAATAATGGAAATTCGAGTCTTTCCAGATAAAGGATATTCTTTTGTTCG GTTCAATTCCCATGAAAGTGCAGCACATGCAATTGTTTCTGTTAATGGAACTACCATTGAAGGCCATGTTGTGAAATGCTATTGGGGCAAAGAAACTCTCGATATGATAAATCCTGTGCAACAG CAGAATCAAATTGGATATCCACAAGCTTATGGCCAGTGGGGCCAGTGGTATGGGAATGCACAACAAATTGGCCAGTATATGCCTAATGGTTGGCAAGTACCTGCATATGGAATGTATGGCCAGCCATGGAACCAGCAAGGATTTAA TCAGACACAGTCTTCTCCACCATGGATGGGACCAAATTATGGAGTGCAGCCACCTCCAGGACAGAATGGCAGCATGATGCCTAATCAGCCTGCAGGGTATCGAGTGGCAGGGTATGAAACCCAGTGA